The following nucleotide sequence is from Wolbachia endosymbiont (group E) of Neria commutata.
GTTGCATGGCTGTCGTCAGCTCGTGTCGTGAGATGTTGGGTTAAGTCCCGCAACGAGCGCAACCCTCATCCTTAGTTACCATCAGGTAATGCTGGGGACTTTAAGGAAACTGCTAGTGATAAACTGGAGGAAGGTGGGGATGATGTCAAGTCATCATGGCCCTTATGGAGTGGGCTACACACGTGCTACAATGGTGGCTACAATGGGCTGCAAAGTCGCGAGGCTAAGCTAATCCCTTAAAAGCCATCTCAGTTCGAATTGCACTCTGCAACTCGAGTGCATGAAGTTGGAATCGCTAGTAATCGTGGATCAGCATGCCACGGTGAATACGTTCTCGGGTCTTGTACACACTGCCCGTCACGCCATGGGAATTGGTTTCACTCGAAGCTAACGACCTAACCGCAAGGAGGGAGTTATTTAAAGTGGGATCGGTGACTGGGGTGAAGTCGTAACAAGGTAGCGGTAGGGGAATCTGCAGCTGGATTACCTCCTTACGCTTTGTGTATAACTCACCACTTTTAAATGGTAGTGTTGTTATGCACTATACTGCTGTCTTTACTTCTACTTTATTTTAATTCCCGGTTTATTTGAATTTTCAAGCAGTAAAATTTTATGAGCGATAGACCTCTTTCTCCACATTTACAGATATATAAAATACAAGTTACTAGTTTTTTTTCTATTATGCATAGGTTAACTGGTGTCTTGCTCTTTTTTTTGTTAATGATATTTTCTTGGCATTTCATATTACATGTTTATTTTCCTAAACTGTTCATAGTAAGATACTTAAATGTATTACTATCTACTCCTGTTGCTAAATTAGCGTATATTTTATGTTTTGTAAGTTTTACATATCATTTTCTTAATGGTATTCGTCATTTATTGTGGGATATGGGGCTTAACCTAGAAATCAACGGCGTTTCAAGGAGCGCTATACTGCTAACAGTGACACTACTTTTTTCTACAATCGCATTTTTATTTATGTTTATATGAGTCAATCTGGAAGTTCA
It contains:
- the sdhC gene encoding succinate dehydrogenase, cytochrome b556 subunit, with protein sequence MSDRPLSPHLQIYKIQVTSFFSIMHRLTGVLLFFLLMIFSWHFILHVYFPKLFIVRYLNVLLSTPVAKLAYILCFVSFTYHFLNGIRHLLWDMGLNLEINGVSRSAILLTVTLLFSTIAFLFMFI